GTAGGCGTCCACGAGGCTGTTGTCGATCGTGTAGTTCACCGTCAGATCCATTGTCGAGATGGCATTGTCGAGCACGATGTTGCCGTCGAACGAGATCACCTCGTGCGTAGCGGTGGGATGGAACGATGCCGCCAGCTCCCTCTCCATGCCGATCGAGGCGCGTTTGGGATTGATGATCTTCACATTGCGGTTTGCATCGACGGCCAGCGCGTCGTTGGCGACGGTGAGTTCGAGCGGAATCGCATACTCCGTACCCTCGCCCAGGGCGAAGATGGCTGCGTCGTCCCACGTAACCTCGACGAATTTACGGGTGTCGCCGTCCGAAAAGCCGACCGTCGAAGAAGAGAGTTTGTAGCAATTCGCCGGCAGCACCGCATAGTTGGTGCCGTTGGCCGTGTTGTATTCGGCCAGGGCAGTTTCCGAAACACTGAGGAGCGCTTTGGCACTCTGTTGTCCCTTGCCGTTCTTCAATATTGCCAATTCATATTTTCCATTATAAACCGATACGCCGGCATATTGCTCCTCATTGACAAATGAAATCGTATCGTCTACCATGAAGTTGTTGCGATTGTCCTCGCAGCCGGCCAGGGCGGCCGAAGCAAACAGTCCTGCAAGCAACAGTTTCCACATATTTATTTTCATAGGTTCGAGCATTTATTAATGTCCGTAATTCTGGGTCATGTTGGTCATTTCGGCCATCTGTGTCGCATTGATAGGATGGAGGTAATCCTTGTCGCGGAAAACGGCGGGCGAACCGACGTAGTCGTTGGACACGCGTTCGTAAGACTCTTCGTACGTGGTGGCGCTTACGTGCAGCGTCCAGTTCTCGCTCGGGTATTCCTTCTTGGCGATCATCCAGCGGCAGGCGTCGTAGTGGCGCATCGCTTCCAGTCCGAACTCTACCATGCGCTCCTTCTGGATGCACCAGCGGAGCAGCTCCTGGTTGCCGCGGATCTCGGGATAGGCCTCCTGGATCTTATTCAGGCCCACCCGTTCGCGCACCTTGTTCAGGTATTCGAGCGCTGCGGCTTCGTCGCGCTGGGGCTTTTCGTTGCAGGCCTCGGCATAGTTGAGGTAGATCTCCGCCAGGCGGAACGCCGGGTAAACCGTTTTCATCGTGGTATAGTCGGTAGCCTCGCGCAACGATTTGTTGGTTTCGTAAAGACGGCGCCATACATAACCTACGCGGGTGATACCGCCGCCTTCACCTGCATTCCACTTATTGGTGCAGGCGTCATTGTTGTAGCAGGTGAACTTGATGTTCTCCGTCTTGTTGGGCCACCAGAAGCCGTTGGGCACCAGGCAGGCATAATAACGGGGATCACGGTTGATACAGCTGTTATGGGCCTTGATGCCGTCGCCCCAGTCGATACCGGGCTGCTTGTACCCATCGGTGAATCCGGTCGCCTGATAACCCGATTGCGGATCGACGATGGGTTTCGACATGTCGTTCTCACCCTGGTAGCCTGTCACGGGATAGCGTCCGGTCGTGTACATCGGATAGCTGTCGACCAGCTTCAGCGAAGGCTGGATACCGCCGTAACCCTGGTAAACGGCGCCCGAAGCACCCGTCATGCCCGGCATGGCGCATGCCAGCAGACCGCCCGTGCCGCCCAGCCACGAATAACTGCCCGAGCGGCTCCACCATCCCCAGATGGTCTCCTTGTTCCAGGGCTTCAGCCTTACGCCCTGATAAGAGGACATGTAACGCGTGAATTCGTCGGTCTGTTCCGTGTCCTTATAGAGATCGTATAAGCCCGTTTCTGCCAGTTCGATGACATCCCAGGCTGCCTGTGCGGCTGCTTCCCATTTGGTTTCATCCTTGCTCTGCGGGAAGAGGAATTCACCGCGTATGTTCTGCATCTGGCCTTTGTAAAGGTCGCACCCGTTATATAACGGCGATGCGGCATAAAGCAGTATGCGCGATTTCAATGCCAGGGCTGCACCGCGCGTAACACGGCCGGCCCACTGCTTGCCGTCGATACCGATGTCGTCGGTGCGTACCGGCAGGTCGTTCTTGATCGCGTCGAGCTCCCCGACCATGAAGTCGATGTTCTGCTGTACGGTGTGGCGGTCTACGGTCTTGCCGTCGATCGTCTCGTCGGCGATCTGGTCGCCCCAGATGAATACCGGGCCGTATTGGCGGAACAGCAGGAAATAGTAGTAGGCGCGCAGGAAACGGGCTTCGGCCTTCATGTATGCGAGGGTCGCCGGGGTGTCTTCCTTGTCGAGGTCGATATATTTCAGGAAGATGGAGCACTGGTTGATGCCGATGTAGTAATCCGGCCAGTAATTGAAGTTGGTCGTGGCGCTGCTGTAGTTGCCGGTTCTGAACTGGGTGTAGTAGACCCACTGGTACCACGAGAACAACGACTCGTCCGCACGTCCTACCGTCCAGCCGTGCATGCCTACGACCTCTTCCTCCTGGGGAATGTAGGAGTAAAGGTGGCTCAGGTATTTCTGGACTTCCGTTTTCTGCCGGAAAATATCCTCGATCTTGGCCTGGTCGTCCAGTTCCACGTCGAAGAACGACTCGCAGGAGGACAGCGTAAAGGCCAGTAACAGGGCGGTTGCGAATATTCGTATTTTTTTCATTGCTTATCCTTTTTTAGAAGTTGACATTTGCACCGATTGCAAAGGTACGTATGAGGGGGTATACATTACCGTAATTTGCATTTACCTCGGGATCCCAGAGTTTGAAATCGCTGAATGTAACCAGGTTCTTTCCCTGGATATAGAACCTGATCTTGGACAGGCCCCATTTCTTGGTCATGCTTTCGGGGAGCGTATAGCCGATCTCCGCATCTTTCAGACGCATGAAGCTCATGTCGCGCTGCCAGTAGGTCGAAAGTTGCTGGTTGTTGTCCACCTTGTTGAGCGACAGGCGGGGGTAGGGGGCGTTGGGATTCTGGTTGTCGAGCGTCCAGCGGTTCTTTGCCACATCTTCGAAGATCTGTCCCATGCGGAGGATCGTCGACGAAGCGCCGAAGAGGTTCTGGCCCTGGATGATGCGGGTCACGTGGCCCACGCCCGAGAAGAATACCGATACGTCGATGCCTTTCCATTTGACGCTGGCGCCGAAACCGTAGTTGATCTCCGGTACGAGCGTATAGCCGATGGCCACCTTGTCGAAGGTGTTGACCACGCCGTCGCCGTTGACGTCGCGGTACTTGATGTCACCCGGGCGCACGGTGCCGAAATCCTGCTTGGGCCAGTTGGCGATGTCCTCTTCCGACTCGAACAGGCCTTCGGCGATCAGGCCGAACTGCTGGTTGTTGGCAAAGCCGGCGAGGTTCTGGTATTTCCAGATCTGGTCGGGTTTGTCGTCGTAGAGTTTCTTGTTGCGGTTGTAGGTGAAGTTACCGCGTGCCGATATGCTGAAATCCTTGTTGAAGCTGTGGTCGAATTCGAGCGACATGTCGAAACCCTGGTTCTTCATGCGGCCGAGGTTGACCCACTGCGCCGTTTTCGTGCCGACCACCGACGGGGTGGATTCGCGCTGGATGAAGATGCCTTCGCGTTTCTCATAGAAGTAGTCCGCCTGGATCTTGATCTTGTTGAACAGCCCCAGCTCGATACCGACGTCGGCCTTCGTCGCCTCTTCCCAGGCAACGTCCGGGTTGCCGTACTCGCCGGTCGAATAGCCGGGCAGGTTGGTCTGTCCCAGGTCGCCGAAAGTGAACCCGCCGGCATTGGTGTTCATGGTCGTATTGTAGGCGAAACGGCGGCTGCCGCCGATCTCGTCGTTACCGATCTTACCGTACGAGGCGCGGATTTTCAGGATGTTGACCTTGTCGCGCAGCGGCTCCCAGAATTTTTCGTTGCTGATCATGTATCCTACGGCGTACGAGGGGAAGAAGCCGTAGCGCTTGCCGGGGGCGAAGTTCTCTGAACCGTTGTAACCGAAGTTGAACTCGGCGAAATACTTGTCGCGGAAGGCGTAGGTGAAACGCCCGGCGATACCCATGTTCTTAGTCGGGTAGGCGTCGATGTAATTGACGGGCCTGTTTTTGGATTTGCTGCGTACCGAGTAGAGGAACATGCCGCTTACGCGGTGGTCTTCCGCGAAGAGGCGCTCATAGATAAGCGAGCCCTCGAAATTGATGGCCGTCGTACCCGACGAGTCCGATGTCGCGAGGCGCATGTAGTTGCTGCCGTTGGGGTTGGCAGCGGTCAGCATCAGTTCGCCGTTTTCGTCGCGCCCGGTGGCATAGTAGGTCACGGGGGACATTGCGCGCTCCAGGAGGGTTGCGTTCTGTGCATCCCATGCGAATTTTACATTGGCTTTCAGGCCGGGGGTGATGATGTCCGAGAAATCCTGCGTCAGCGACAGCAGGGACTGCGCCACCATGGTGTTGTAGCGCCGGTATCCGGTGTTGTTCAGCATGTTGTAGGGGTTGACCGAGCCCGACTCCTGCGGGATTGCCAGCATGCCGTTCGAAAATACGGTCGGCGTAGCCACGGGGGTAACGTACATCGTGTAGGCGTACAGGTCGTTCGTGGTCGTGCAGGGAGCGTTTTTGGTCGTATACTGCGTGGAGAGCGAAAGGCCCAGCTGCGTCGACTTGGTAATGTCGATGTCGATGTTCGAGCGGAAGCTGTACTTGTTGAAGTTCATCTGGGCATTGTAACGGTCGTTGTCAGCGACATTGAACATACCGCCTTCCGTGTAGTAGGATGCCGAAACGTAGTAACGGATTTTCGGGGAGCCGCCCGTGACGCTCGCGTGTACGCGGCCGGTCATGGCCAAGTCCTTGAAGATGGTGTTGACCCAGTCGACGTTCGGATAGAGGTCGGGGTCGCGGCCGCTCAGGTACATCTGGCGGGCGTAGTCCGAAATCGGCATCTCGGTGCTGCCGCTGTCGCGGTAGAGTTCGTTGTAGTAGTCGATCCACTGCGAAGCGTTCGCCAGCTCGGGCAGCTGGACAGGCTGCGTAATGCCGAATTCGGCCTTGACGCGGATCTGGGGCGCCGTCATTTCGGTGCCTCGTTTGGTGGTGATCAGGATGATGCCGTTCGCACCGCGCACACCGTAGAGGGCGGTCGCCGTTGCGTCCTTCAGGATGGAGAACGTGGCGATGTCGTCCGCGTCGACAAAGTCCATGTCGCGCTCGATACCGTCGACGAGCACCAGCGGGGTGGTTTTGGCACCGAACGTACTCTGTCCGCGGATCCAGAACTCGGCGCTCGATCCGGGTTCGCCCGTACGCTGCATCACGACGATACCCGCCAGTTTGCCGGCGAGGTTCGAGGAGAGCGAGCCGCTTGCCACTTCCAGTTCGCCGGCGTCGATGGTGTTGATGGCGCCGATGATACTCTCCTTGCGCTGTTTACCGTATGCGACTACGGTTACTGCCTCCAGTTCGGAAACCTTGCGCACCAGCTCGGTCACGATGTTGGTCTTCGTTCCGACGGGAATGCTCTGGGTTTCATAACCCAGGTACGAAATCTCGATTACATCGGTCGGCTTTACGTCGATCGAGAAGGTACCGTCATTACCCGTGATGACACCGCGGGTACTGCCCTTGACGATCACGGTGGCTCCCGGTACACCCGCCTTGGTCTCGTCCAGGACGCGTCCGGTCATCTTGACGTTCCCCCCCCCTTGCGGGGCGGTAACAGACGATTCCAGGCTGCTTGCGGAATACACAAATTCGGGATTTGCGCTCAATTCCGTAACCGATATAAGCCCCAGTATCAACACGAATGACCGGAGCATTATTTTACAAAAGAGCTTTTGTATAGTCATTGTCATATTTCCTCATTTATAATTACTTAATGTAGATTTGTACGGTTCGGGCGTCGGTCGGGCGCCGCGGGCCCGTACGTGTTGGATTGATCCTTGCTTGGCTAGAAGCACTTTGGATTAGTGTTTTTCAGGAAGTCAATAGTTCGGGTCTCGTCTGTTTTACCATAGGCACGTTTTAGTTTTTAGGTATGGTGAATAATTAGTCGGTTGTATAATTCGTCTGCCGATATGGCCGTCAATGCCGAAAGAACTTGATATACGACAACATACGGCCTGTGTGGTACTTTTTTTTCTGTGAAATTCAGTTAAAAGTATTCATTATCCGGTAACAAATATAACAATAAAATTATTATCATTACTATTTTTGATAAGTTTTTTTACTTTAAAGGGGTGCGGTACGATTTGCATGTCCTTGGGTTTGTGTGTATAATATGTTGATTTTCAATATATTGTTGGTGTTTTTAGGGCTGTGAAATATTTGTGAAAAAGTAATGTCCTTTTTATCAGCTACTTGGCTTTGGGCTAACGGATTAAGACGGTCTTGGCTGTTAAAATTGTGTAATACAATATCTTATATTTTTATGTTTCATCTCTTCTCGAATCATTCCTGCCGGGAAATAGTTGCCTCCCCTGATTTTTGCCGCTTCAATGATTCGAAAAGTTTTTTACTGTTTTTGGGTTTGTAAGTAAAATATTTTTGCTTATTTTTGCCCTGTAAACTTTCGGGCTTACCGGCTAACAGGGTATACCTATGTATATTATATTTGCCGTTTATGCCCGCATCCGGCTACGCCGGCCGCACCGCATGGAACTGCGCTGAGTTGAAAATTCAATAAAATACCCGGAATAAATGATGATTAAAAATTGTTGTATGCTGGTGGCGGGCCTCCTGCTACACACGCAAATATTCGCACAGGATAAAACGGCCGCAAGCCGTACCGGCGAAGACTACACCCTGTCGAACGGTGCGGTCGAGGCCGTTTTCAGCGGGAGCGGAAGCTTCGACATCGAGAAACTGGTGCTCAACGGGAAACAGGTCGTCGGGGCAGGCAAGAACGAAACGCCGTGGATCCTGATATACAAAGGTTCCCAGGGAGAAAACCCGGAGTTGAAACCCGAACATGCCGTTTACCGCGGGGTGCAAGTCCGCGATGACGCCCGGGCCAAAACTTTGGTGTTCACGTGGGAGCTGACGTTGGACTACTCGCCGGTGAAATATCCCGTGCGGATGTACGTGACGCTTCCCGACGGCGGCGAGCTGCTGCAATGGAACATAGAGGCCGACCTGCCCGCCGGGTGGCTGGTCACGGATCTGAAATTCCCCAATGTCGTGATCGAACGCCCCGAAGACGGCAGGATCATCACCACCGAAGGCTGGGGCGTCGAGAAGCCGCTCGACATCGCCACGTTCGAAGCCCGTTACCCGTCGCATGCCTCCGCCATGCAGTTCCTCGTGGTACACAATGCCGAGGGTGCGTTCTATTACGGGACGGAAGACCGCCGCGGTTGCGGAAAGACCTATTCGGCGCAGTGTACGCCGACGACGGTTGCGTTCTGCGATGCCATCCCCGCCTCGGCCGGATGGATCGCGGACGGGACGTTCCGCCTGCCGTGGGTCTCGGTCACGGGTTTCACGCCGAAGGGTTGGGAAGATGCCGTTGTCAGGTGGTACCGTCCGTTTACCTTCACGACCGAATGGGGCAGCAAGCCGCTCGCCTCGCGCAATATCCCGCAGTGGTGTTACGATGCCGACGCGTGGGTGCGTGCCAAGCATGTGACCGACCAGACGTACGATGCCGTCCGGCGTGCTGCCCGGTATTTCGGGCAAGGGCTGGGTGTGCACTGGTATTTCTGGCATCATTACCCCTACGATACCCACTATCCCGATTACCTGCCCGCACAGGAGCGTTTCGCAGGGATGGTGCGTGACGCCCAGCTTCTGGGGGCGCGTGTGACGCCTTATATCAACGGCCGGCTCTGGGATCCGGCGGCCGACAGCTATAAGCGCGACCGCGGTTACGACGCGTCGTGCCGTAAACCCGACGGTTCGCTCTATACCGAGATTTACCCCACGTCGAAAGTCCTCAATACGGTGACCTGCCCCTCGACGGATATCTGGCACCGGAAGATCATCGGACTGGTGGACAGCCTGCAACACGCGATCGGGGTGAACGGAATCTATATCGACCAGATCGCTGCGGCGGCGCCCGAACCCTGTTGGAACGAGGCGCACGGCCATCCGGTCGGGGGCGGCGATTTCTGGTACGACGGCTATCGCAGGCTTATCGGCGAGATCCGTGCGCACCACCTGCTCGAGGACAGGATCCTGACCAGCGAGGAGAATGCCGAGTGCTATATCGACCTGTTCGACATGCTGCTGGTCGTCAATACGCCCCATGAGGAGGACAACTGCATCATCCGGCCGGTGTTCCCGATGGTCTATTCCGACCGTGCCGTCACCAGCGCCTTCACCTATACGCCGAGCGAGGCGGATAAGATGTCGCTGGGCGATTTCCGTTACGAACTGGCGAAGGCGTTGTTGTGGGGTTCGCAGATCGGGTGGGTCGACCCCATCCCGCTGATGTCGGAACAGGCCGTCAGCGAGGCGCGTTTCATGAAGACGCTCATGGATTTCCGCCGCAGCCTGCACGATGTCGTGTACGGCGGCCTCTTCATCCGCGAGCTCACCCCGGCGGGCGACAACCCCATCGTGAAGATCCCCGGGTTCGGCGATGACGCGTCGGTGCTGGCCGCCGAGTGGCGGAAGCCGGACGGCCGCAAGGTCTATATCGTTGTCAATATGGATGAAAAAAAACATAAGGTTTCGTTACCCGGCGTGGATAAGCCCTTCGATGTGGCGGGTGCGTCCTGCAAGCGTATCGATTTGTAACGGGTAACGATGTCCGGGCAGGGCCCGGACAGGTTGGGTAGGAGAGGGTGCCCGGCGTAACGCACGCCGGGCACCCTTGTTTTGCGAGGGGGGCTTGCCCGCCGGAATCCGCGTGATCGGCCGCAACCGCATCGTCTTCGCAAGGAGTATATCCCTGTCTGCGGGAATTACAGGCAGCCGTTCTGCGATTTCCTCTCCGCCCGTTCTCCGATGCCCCAAGGCGAGAAATAATGAACCGCGGGTTTATTCCATGTAAGTCATGACGTTGCCGCTGATCTGCTGCAACGATATTTCGCAAACCTTCGTATTGTATTTCGCCGTGAGGATGCGCTCTTCGGCATCGAGCAGGCTCTTCTGCGCTTCGCGCATCTCGATGCCCGGCAAGTCGCCCAGCAGGTAACGCTCCATGGCGATCTCGTAGTTCTCCTTGGCGGCGATCAGGTTCTCTTTTTCCAATTGGATCACCTCGAGGTTATTGCGGTAGGCCTGCCAGAAGTTCGACAGGTTGGCACGCAGCGACTGCTCGAGCCTTTCGCGCGTGAGCTGCGCATTTTCCACGTCGATGCGGGCGTTGCGCTGCTCCCGGCGGCGGTTGCCGTCGAAGATCGTGATGCCGAGTTTCACCCCGGCGTTCAGTCCCAGCGTCCCGCGCGACTGGGTCGTCCCGTTCCCGAAACGGTTGTAGGTGTAGCCGTATCCCGTCGTCAGGTTCAGATAGGGGTAGTTGCGCGCCTGCACGGTCTTCAGGTCGAGTTCGGCCAGCACATTGTCATGCCCTGCCAGCAGCAGAGAGGCATTCGTGTCGAGCGTCTGTGCCAGCAGCTCCTCCCATTTGAGCTCGCCGTTGACCTCGATCACCGAGTCGCGGATACAGAGCATTTCGTTGACGTCCTTGTTGGCCAGCAGTTCGTTGATGCGGATGCGCGAAGCCGAAACCAGCTCCTGCTGGGACATATATTTCGAACTGTCGGCATTGAAGTCCACGCGTGCCTGCAACAGGTCGAGGCGCGAGAAATTGCCGACGCTGACCCGCGCTTCGGTGATGCGCAGCCGCTCGCGCGAAAGCGCCACGGCATAGCGGAAATTCTGCAGGCGCAGCGTTTGCTGGACGTAATTGTAGTATTCGGCCGTCAGGCTGGCTACGAAGTCCTCGATCGTGATGCGGGTGCGGACAGTGCCCATCTCCTGCATCTCTTTGAGCTTTTTGTAGTTGGTACGGATGCGGAATCCGTCGAAAATCGTCCAGTTGAGGTTGATCCCGGCGTTGAACGTCTGGTCGTAGATGCCGTTGTCCGACCATGCGTCCCCTTCGCGCGGTGTGGTGCGCTCGTTGTCCAGCGCCCCCGAATAACCCGCCTCGAAGTCGATCGTCGGCACCATGCCGGCATTTGCCGCCGTGGCATTGTTGTCGCTGATGCGCTCCTCATTGCGCACGATGCGTATGTCGTAGTTGTTTTCCAACCCTATTTCCAGGCACTTGCGGAGGGTCAGCTCCTCCTGTGCCGCCGCCGTTGCGAAAATCCCCGCGGCCAGGGCCGATAAAATCACTCGTTTCATTGGGCTTCCTTATTTCTGTTTCTTACTCCGGTCTGTCGATACGTAGCTGTATATTGCCGGGACGATGTAGAGCGTCAGCAGGGTGGATACCACCATACCGCCCACTACGGCGATACCCATGGCGATACGTCCGTTGGCACCTTCGCCCGTGGCGACGGTCAGCGGCAGCAGGCCGAGTATGGTCGAGGCGCTCGTCATCAGGATCGGGCGCAGGCGTTGCAGCGAGGCTTCCTCGATGGCGTGCAGTTTGTCGATTCCCGCTTCCTGCTTCTGGTTGGCGAACTCCACGATGAGGATGCCGTTCTTGGCCACCAGGCCGATGAGCATGATGATGCCGATCTGGCTGAAGATGTTCATCGTCTGCCCGTTGGCGGCCATGAATACCAGTGCCCCCGCAATGGCCAGCGGCACGGTGAGCATGATGACCAACGGGTCTTTGAAGCTCTCGAATTGCGCCGCGAGGATCAGGTAGATCAGCAGGATGGCCAGCAGGAAGGCGAACATCAGGCTCGACGAACTTTCACGGAACTCCTTCGAGTCGCCGGCCAGCGCCGTGCGGAAATCGTCGCCGAGCGTTTCGGCGGCGATGCGATCCATCTCGTCGAGCCCCTGCCCGATGGTCTTGCCCTTCGCCAGCCCGGCCGATACGGTCGCCGAGAGGAACCGGTTGTAGTGGTACAATTGCGGCGGGGCGACGTTCTCTTCCAGTGCGATCAGGTTGTCCAGCTGGATCATCTCGCCCTTGTCGCTGCGTACGTAGATCGACCGCAGGTCGGCGGGCTTGTTGCGTTGCTGGCGGTTGATTTCGGCCAGTATCTCGTATTGCTTGCCGTTCATGTAGAAGTAGCCCATACGCTGGCCGCTGAGCCCGTACTGGAGCGTCTGGGCGATGTCGCGCGTCGAGACGCCCAGCAGGTTCGACTTGTCGCGGTTGATGATGATGCGCGCCTCGGGCTTGCTGAATTTCAGGTCGACGTCGGCCATCTGGAACACGGGGCTTTCGTAGACCTTGCGCATGAATTCGGGCAGCACCTCCTGCAACCGTTCGATGCCGGTGGCCTGCAGGACGTACTGCACGGGCATGTTGCCGCGGCGGCCGCCGAAGGTGCTCTGCTGCTGCACGAAGGCGCGGGCCTTGGTCTTGGTACGTACGGCCGCCGAAAGCTCCTCGGCGATCTCCATCTGCGAGCGTTTGCGGGTCGAGATGTCGGTCAGGGCGATCCGGACGTTACCCGAGCCGCTCGATACGCGCGCCGTGACCGACTGGGCCTCGGGTACGAGCGAATCGACCAGGCGGTTGATATCCTCGGTGTAGTCGCGCAGGTATTCGTAGGTGGCGCCTTCCGACCCGCGGGTGTTGATCGAAATCTGCGAGCGGTCTTCGAGCGGCGCCATTTCCGCCGGGATGGCCCGCCACAGCCAGCCGATCAGTCCGATCATCAGGGCAATGAGCGGCAATGCCAGCCAGCGCCGCCGCAGGAACCCGGCCAGCGTGCGCTGGTAAAAGTTGTTCATTCCCACGAAGAAGGGTTCGGTCTTGCTGTAAAACCAGCTTTTGCGCTCCTGCCGCACCAACAGTTTGGTCGCCAGCATCGGGGTGATGGTCAGCGCAGCGAAGGTCGAGATGACCACCGCGCCCGAGATCACCATGCTGAATTCGCGGAACAGGCGGCCGGTCATGCCTTCCATGAAGACGATCGGGAAGAACACGGCGATCAGCGTGACCGACGTCGAGATGACGGCGAAGAAGATCTCCTTGGCGCCTTCGATGCCGGCCTCCTTGGGCGTCATGCCGCGTTCGATGCGGATGTAGATGTTCTCGGTCATCACGATGGCATCGTCGACCACCAGCCCGACCGAGAGCACCACGGCCAGCATCGACAGCACGTTGATCGAGAACCCGGCGACGTACATCAGGAAGAACGTGCCGATGAGCGAGACCGGGATCACGATGCACGGGATGAGCGTCACGCGCCAGTTGCGCAGGAAGAGGAAGATGATGATGATGACCAGGATGAAGGCCTCGTAGACGGTCTGTCGCACCTCGTCGATCGAGGCGCGGATGAAGCGCGTGTTGTCGAACCCGTAGGAGGTCACCACGTCGTCCGGCAGGTCTTTCTTCATCGTCTCCATGCGCTGGTAAACCGCATCGGCGATGTCGATGTGGTTGGCTCCCGGCTGGGGGATCACCACGACGCCCACCATCGGGATGCCGTTCATCTTCATGTAGCTGCGCGTATCCTGGGGGCCCAGTTCGGCGCGTCCCACGTCGCTCAGGCGGATGATGCGGTTGGAGGCTTCGCGTACGACCAGGTCGTTGAACTCCTGCGTGGTGTGCATCAGCCCCATCGTGCGGATCGTCAGCTCGGTGGTGTTGCCTTCGATGCTGCCCGAGGGAAGCTCTACGTTTTCGCGGTCGAGGGCGTTCTTGATGTCCACGGGCGTAATGCCGTATCCGGCCATCTTGGCCGGGTCGAGCCACAGGCGCATCGAGTAGCGTTTCTCACCCCATATCTGCACGCCGCTGACGTTGTTGATCGTCTGCAGCTGCTCCTTGACCGTCAGGTCGGCGATCTCGCTCAGTTCCAGCAGCGAACGTTTGTCGCTCTGGATGGTTACCATCAGGATCGGCGTGGCGTCGGCATCGGCTTTGGTGACCGTCGGAGGGTCGCAGTCGCGGGGCAGGTAGCGCTGGGCGCGCGACACTTTGTCGCGCACGTCGTTGGCCGCGGTTTCCAGGTCTACCGAGAGTTCGAATTCGACCGTGATGCGGCTCTGTCCCTGGCTGCTGACGCTCGACATCGAGCGGATGCCCGGGATGCCGTTTATGTTCTGTTCGAGCGGCTCGGTGATCTGGTTCTCGATCACATCGGCATTGGCTCCCGGATAGGAGCACGTCACCGAGATGATGGGGTTGTCGACACTCGGGTATTCGCGTACGCCGAGGTAGCTGTACCCGATGAAACCGAATAGCAGGATGATGATCGTCAGCACCGATGCCATTACCGGCCGCCGGATGCTCAGTTCGGAAATATTCATGCGGCGGCGGTTTTATTCGACGGTGTCGAGTTTTACGGGGAGCCCTTCACGCAGCTGGAGCGTGCCGGAGACGATCAGCGTGTCGCCCGGGGCCAACCCCTCGACGACCTGTATCCGCGATTCCGTCCTCAGCCCGGTTTTTATGGCTACGGCGTGGGCTTTGCCGCCCTTGTAGAGGAATACCTTGTCCACGCCCATCTCGGGGACGACGGCCTGCGTCGGGATGGCGATGGCGTCGGGAATGTCGTGCATTCGGATCTTTACGCTTACGAAGCGTCCGGGCAGCAGCCTGCCCCGCGTATTGGGGTAGTGCGCACGCACCGAGAAATAGTGAGTATTCGGGTCGATCTTCGACTCGGTGGCATATACCTCGGCGTGGAACGTCTCGTTGTACCCCTCGACCGTGAACGTGAGGCGCGTCCCGGGTTTTATCTGGCTGGCGTAGCGCTCCGGGACGGAAAGGTCGATCTTCAGCGGCTTGATTTTGGTCAGCTTGGCCACCACGACGCTCGGCGAGGCATAGGCGCCTTCGCTGACGTTGCGCAGGCCGATCACGCCGTCGAACGGGGCGTGCAGCTCCGTGAGCGCGATGTTTGAACGCACGATGTCGATGTCGGCGTTGAGCATCGCCAGTTCGGTGCGGGCCTGTTCG
This Alistipes onderdonkii DNA region includes the following protein-coding sequences:
- a CDS encoding DUF6259 domain-containing protein: MMIKNCCMLVAGLLLHTQIFAQDKTAASRTGEDYTLSNGAVEAVFSGSGSFDIEKLVLNGKQVVGAGKNETPWILIYKGSQGENPELKPEHAVYRGVQVRDDARAKTLVFTWELTLDYSPVKYPVRMYVTLPDGGELLQWNIEADLPAGWLVTDLKFPNVVIERPEDGRIITTEGWGVEKPLDIATFEARYPSHASAMQFLVVHNAEGAFYYGTEDRRGCGKTYSAQCTPTTVAFCDAIPASAGWIADGTFRLPWVSVTGFTPKGWEDAVVRWYRPFTFTTEWGSKPLASRNIPQWCYDADAWVRAKHVTDQTYDAVRRAARYFGQGLGVHWYFWHHYPYDTHYPDYLPAQERFAGMVRDAQLLGARVTPYINGRLWDPAADSYKRDRGYDASCRKPDGSLYTEIYPTSKVLNTVTCPSTDIWHRKIIGLVDSLQHAIGVNGIYIDQIAAAAPEPCWNEAHGHPVGGGDFWYDGYRRLIGEIRAHHLLEDRILTSEENAECYIDLFDMLLVVNTPHEEDNCIIRPVFPMVYSDRAVTSAFTYTPSEADKMSLGDFRYELAKALLWGSQIGWVDPIPLMSEQAVSEARFMKTLMDFRRSLHDVVYGGLFIRELTPAGDNPIVKIPGFGDDASVLAAEWRKPDGRKVYIVVNMDEKKHKVSLPGVDKPFDVAGASCKRIDL
- a CDS encoding TolC family protein, giving the protein MKRVILSALAAGIFATAAAQEELTLRKCLEIGLENNYDIRIVRNEERISDNNATAANAGMVPTIDFEAGYSGALDNERTTPREGDAWSDNGIYDQTFNAGINLNWTIFDGFRIRTNYKKLKEMQEMGTVRTRITIEDFVASLTAEYYNYVQQTLRLQNFRYAVALSRERLRITEARVSVGNFSRLDLLQARVDFNADSSKYMSQQELVSASRIRINELLANKDVNEMLCIRDSVIEVNGELKWEELLAQTLDTNASLLLAGHDNVLAELDLKTVQARNYPYLNLTTGYGYTYNRFGNGTTQSRGTLGLNAGVKLGITIFDGNRRREQRNARIDVENAQLTRERLEQSLRANLSNFWQAYRNNLEVIQLEKENLIAAKENYEIAMERYLLGDLPGIEMREAQKSLLDAEERILTAKYNTKVCEISLQQISGNVMTYME
- a CDS encoding efflux RND transporter permease subunit, which gives rise to MNISELSIRRPVMASVLTIIILLFGFIGYSYLGVREYPSVDNPIISVTCSYPGANADVIENQITEPLEQNINGIPGIRSMSSVSSQGQSRITVEFELSVDLETAANDVRDKVSRAQRYLPRDCDPPTVTKADADATPILMVTIQSDKRSLLELSEIADLTVKEQLQTINNVSGVQIWGEKRYSMRLWLDPAKMAGYGITPVDIKNALDRENVELPSGSIEGNTTELTIRTMGLMHTTQEFNDLVVREASNRIIRLSDVGRAELGPQDTRSYMKMNGIPMVGVVVIPQPGANHIDIADAVYQRMETMKKDLPDDVVTSYGFDNTRFIRASIDEVRQTVYEAFILVIIIIFLFLRNWRVTLIPCIVIPVSLIGTFFLMYVAGFSINVLSMLAVVLSVGLVVDDAIVMTENIYIRIERGMTPKEAGIEGAKEIFFAVISTSVTLIAVFFPIVFMEGMTGRLFREFSMVISGAVVISTFAALTITPMLATKLLVRQERKSWFYSKTEPFFVGMNNFYQRTLAGFLRRRWLALPLIALMIGLIGWLWRAIPAEMAPLEDRSQISINTRGSEGATYEYLRDYTEDINRLVDSLVPEAQSVTARVSSGSGNVRIALTDISTRKRSQMEIAEELSAAVRTKTKARAFVQQQSTFGGRRGNMPVQYVLQATGIERLQEVLPEFMRKVYESPVFQMADVDLKFSKPEARIIINRDKSNLLGVSTRDIAQTLQYGLSGQRMGYFYMNGKQYEILAEINRQQRNKPADLRSIYVRSDKGEMIQLDNLIALEENVAPPQLYHYNRFLSATVSAGLAKGKTIGQGLDEMDRIAAETLGDDFRTALAGDSKEFRESSSSLMFAFLLAILLIYLILAAQFESFKDPLVIMLTVPLAIAGALVFMAANGQTMNIFSQIGIIMLIGLVAKNGILIVEFANQKQEAGIDKLHAIEEASLQRLRPILMTSASTILGLLPLTVATGEGANGRIAMGIAVVGGMVVSTLLTLYIVPAIYSYVSTDRSKKQK